In Dyella terrae, one DNA window encodes the following:
- the hisF gene encoding imidazole glycerol phosphate synthase subunit HisF, whose amino-acid sequence MLSRRIIPCLDVRDGKVVKGVRFRDHVVMGEIVELALRYRDEGADELVFYDITASPEGRSVDRGWVERVARAIDIPFCVAGGIRSVDDAREVLHAGADKVSINSPALERPALIGEIANAFGVQCVVVGIDSLQDGDGEWRVRQYTGDPSRTQALARRTLDWMREVQQRGAGEIVLNCMGSDGVREGYDLEQLRAARDACSVPLIASGGAGDETHFRDAFLDADVDGALAASVFHSGAIAIPALKRYLDGEGIRVRLNPGQASA is encoded by the coding sequence ATGCTGAGCCGTCGCATCATTCCCTGCCTGGACGTGCGTGACGGCAAAGTGGTGAAGGGAGTCCGCTTTCGCGACCATGTCGTGATGGGCGAGATCGTCGAGCTGGCGCTTCGCTACCGCGACGAAGGCGCGGACGAACTGGTGTTTTACGACATCACGGCGAGTCCGGAAGGCCGCAGCGTCGATCGCGGCTGGGTCGAGCGTGTGGCGCGCGCGATCGATATTCCGTTCTGCGTGGCAGGCGGCATTCGCAGCGTGGATGATGCACGCGAAGTGCTGCATGCCGGTGCCGACAAGGTTTCCATCAATTCACCGGCGCTCGAACGCCCCGCGCTGATCGGCGAAATTGCCAACGCTTTCGGCGTGCAATGTGTCGTGGTGGGTATCGACAGCCTGCAGGATGGCGATGGCGAATGGCGCGTGCGCCAGTACACCGGCGATCCTTCCCGGACGCAGGCGCTGGCTCGCCGCACGCTCGACTGGATGCGCGAAGTGCAGCAGCGCGGCGCCGGTGAGATCGTGCTCAACTGCATGGGCAGCGATGGGGTGCGCGAAGGCTACGACCTCGAACAGTTGCGGGCGGCCAGGGATGCGTGCTCAGTGCCGCTGATCGCTTCGGGCGGCGCAGGTGACGAGACCCATTTTCGCGATGCCTTCCTGGATGCGGACGTCGACGGCGCATTGGCCGCGAGCGTATTCCACAGCGGGGCGATCGCCATCCCGGCTCTTAAACGTTATCTCGATGGCGAGGGCATTCGCGTTCGCCTGAATCCTGGGCAGGCGTCGGCATGA
- the hisIE gene encoding bifunctional phosphoribosyl-AMP cyclohydrolase/phosphoribosyl-ATP diphosphatase HisIE, with product MNTINTDLTRIDWNKGDGLVPVIVQHWQSGEVLMLGYMNADALAKTLASGHVTFFSRSKQRLWMKGESSGHVLTLKSVRVDCDADTLLVQADPVGPTCHLLTSSCFGDRDAVRPPLGFLAELDALVERRFAERPEGSYTTRLFEGGIRRMAQKVGEEGVEVALAAVAQDDDALLGESADLIYHLSVALRARGLGLDDVARVLEARHVVRSSQET from the coding sequence ATGAATACGATCAACACTGACCTGACGCGCATTGACTGGAACAAGGGCGATGGGCTCGTGCCGGTCATCGTGCAGCACTGGCAGAGCGGTGAAGTGCTGATGCTTGGCTATATGAACGCCGATGCGCTGGCGAAAACGCTGGCTAGTGGGCACGTCACTTTTTTTAGCCGCAGCAAGCAGCGCTTATGGATGAAGGGCGAAAGCTCCGGCCATGTGCTTACGCTCAAGTCCGTACGCGTGGACTGTGACGCCGATACCTTGCTGGTGCAGGCCGATCCCGTCGGGCCGACCTGTCATCTGCTGACCTCAAGCTGCTTCGGCGACCGTGACGCAGTGCGGCCGCCATTGGGATTTCTGGCCGAACTGGACGCCCTCGTGGAGCGACGATTCGCAGAGCGACCCGAGGGCAGTTACACCACGCGCCTGTTCGAAGGTGGCATACGGCGCATGGCGCAGAAAGTTGGCGAGGAAGGCGTTGAAGTGGCGCTCGCGGCAGTGGCCCAGGATGACGACGCCCTGCTGGGTGAGTCGGCCGACCTGATCTATCACCTGTCCGTGGCCTTGCGCGCGCGCGGGCTTGGACTAGACGACGTCGCGCGCGTACTCGAGGCGCGTCACGTCGTCAGGTCGTCGCAGGAGACCTGA
- a CDS encoding C13 family peptidase, producing the protein MRNALLVLLAFAAGVAVMLMLPGHGPSWMTHRAAQPHAIAEAAPATADSAPAPSTTAPEVDDLADNWPGNAPSPEQVIYAQPRMVREALEKLGHRAAGKPNLYLIAFAGDGGEDVFRNEAEFAGKLFGEQFGANTHTLIMVNNPSTLQKYPLATWSNLELALDGVRAAMQPDQDILMLYVTSHGDEDHTLLVDMDPLPLDQIGADDLATLLAKRDFKWKVIVVNACYSGGFVPPLRGPGTLVMTAARTDRSSFGCGADSDFTYFGRAWLIDALKETPDFVQAFNRARQEISQWEKRDSVVPSEPQINVGAGIADQLARWRAPGRSAAARHSP; encoded by the coding sequence ATGCGCAACGCCCTGCTCGTGCTGCTCGCCTTTGCCGCCGGCGTGGCGGTCATGCTGATGTTGCCGGGCCACGGGCCATCGTGGATGACCCATCGCGCCGCGCAGCCACACGCCATCGCCGAGGCGGCGCCGGCCACCGCCGACAGCGCCCCCGCCCCGTCTACGACTGCTCCGGAAGTCGACGACCTGGCGGACAACTGGCCCGGAAACGCGCCCTCGCCCGAGCAGGTCATTTACGCGCAGCCACGCATGGTGCGCGAGGCGTTGGAGAAGCTGGGGCATCGCGCAGCCGGCAAACCCAATCTCTACCTGATCGCCTTTGCGGGTGACGGTGGCGAAGACGTGTTCCGCAACGAAGCCGAGTTCGCCGGCAAGTTGTTTGGCGAGCAGTTCGGTGCCAATACCCACACCTTGATCATGGTGAACAACCCGTCCACCCTGCAAAAGTACCCACTGGCCACCTGGAGCAACCTGGAGCTGGCGCTCGACGGCGTTCGCGCGGCCATGCAGCCCGATCAGGACATCCTGATGCTCTATGTCACCAGCCATGGCGACGAAGACCATACCCTGCTGGTCGACATGGATCCGTTGCCACTCGATCAGATTGGCGCCGACGACCTTGCCACGCTGCTGGCCAAGCGCGATTTCAAGTGGAAAGTCATCGTGGTCAACGCCTGCTATTCGGGCGGTTTCGTGCCGCCACTGCGCGGGCCCGGGACGCTGGTGATGACGGCAGCGCGGACCGATCGAAGCTCGTTCGGATGCGGTGCCGACTCCGATTTCACTTACTTCGGTCGCGCCTGGCTGATCGACGCCCTGAAGGAAACGCCGGATTTCGTGCAAGCCTTCAACCGGGCCAGGCAAGAGATTTCGCAATGGGAAAAGCGCGACAGCGTCGTCCCGTCCGAGCCGCAGATCAACGTGGGCGCCGGCATCGCCGACCAACTGGCACGCTGGCGCGCGCCGGGCAGGTCAGCTGCCGCCCGACACTCACCGTAA
- the mtnC gene encoding acireductone synthase, with translation MTTIRAIVTDIEGTTSSISFVKDVLFPYARKRLPAFIETHIDKPEIQHWLHEAAKEEGLVEASRQDIIDLLQRWIDEDRKSTALKALQGMIWQEGYEAGDYRAHVYPEVAARLQAWRGEGLHLYVYSSGSVPAQKLFFKYSEAGDLTPLFAGYFDTETGPKRDQASYTRMAEAVGEQPAHLLFLSDIVEELDAARAAGYQTAWLIRPPLALPTEPRHPTYTDFNAIAP, from the coding sequence ATGACCACCATTCGCGCCATCGTCACCGACATCGAAGGCACCACCAGCTCGATCAGTTTCGTCAAGGATGTCCTGTTTCCGTACGCCCGCAAGCGCCTGCCGGCCTTCATCGAAACGCACATCGACAAACCCGAGATCCAGCACTGGCTGCACGAGGCGGCGAAGGAAGAAGGTCTGGTTGAAGCCAGTCGCCAGGACATCATCGACCTGCTTCAACGCTGGATCGACGAAGACCGCAAGTCCACGGCCCTCAAAGCCCTCCAGGGCATGATCTGGCAGGAAGGCTATGAGGCCGGCGATTATCGCGCCCATGTCTATCCGGAGGTCGCCGCACGCCTGCAGGCATGGCGCGGCGAAGGCCTGCACCTGTACGTGTATTCGTCGGGTTCCGTGCCGGCGCAGAAGCTGTTCTTCAAATACAGCGAAGCCGGCGACCTGACGCCGCTGTTCGCCGGCTACTTCGACACCGAAACGGGACCCAAGCGCGACCAGGCCAGCTATACCAGGATGGCCGAGGCCGTCGGCGAACAGCCTGCGCACCTCCTTTTCCTTTCCGACATCGTCGAGGAACTGGACGCGGCGCGTGCGGCGGGGTACCAGACCGCCTGGCTGATTCGTCCGCCGCTCGCCCTGCCGACCGAACCGCGCCACCCGACGTACACTGACTTCAACGCCATCGCGCCCTAA